From Parasteatoda tepidariorum isolate YZ-2023 chromosome 1, CAS_Ptep_4.0, whole genome shotgun sequence, one genomic window encodes:
- the LOC107447101 gene encoding uncharacterized protein isoform X2, which translates to MQYFELVKRNVLQDNFDLVEFLQAQSPHTPIHEELCVGMKEFQVDTIRNGVIYNLFQQGLHLKPETCRQVIVFLKDDFSDLTKRTYVQVLLHMTKTDICRIYEKYSENFDRFPKDGKLSLDEYFDRHIATFVEAAQEQTHTPSEVVGIISHETKQLILGAMLTDPVMSAFDHCLNGLLKLSCTRKWIEKEIEGMQIYSVDRFNPMVGFRGACLVNGILLCTNGLGGGTGTKKREADLITLAAHVCTCYLERLNNNNFNFSSPFAFLCHQSDVRHDLVYPEKLHFEAGRTVELLLFDMIQPDWQNSSNHAAETFLERLKASAGNWPVINKDEQKNLGLQARPYPSLAFGIDVNEECDTFC; encoded by the coding sequence atgcaatattttgaattggtCAAAAGGAATGTTTTACAAGACAACTTTGATCTTGTGGAATTTTTACAAGCACAGTCACCTCACACTCCAATACATGAAGAACTTTGTGTGGGAATGAAAGAATTTCAAGTGGATACGATAAGAAACGGTGTAATTTACAACCTTTTCCAACAAGGCTTACATTTGAAACCAGAAACATGTCGTCAagttattgtatttttgaagGATGATTTTTCTGACCTGACGAAAAGGACATATGTTCAAGTTCTCTTACATATGACCAAAACAGACATTTGTAGAATCTATGAAAAATACTCAGAAAATTTTGATAGGTTCCCAAAGGATGGAAAACTGAGTCTTGATGAGTATTTTGATAGGCACATTGCGACCTTTGTGGAAGCAGCACAGGAGCAAACGCACACACCAAGTGAGGTAGTGGGGATCATTTCTCATGAAACAAAACAGCTGATTCTTGGTGCAATGTTGACTGATCCAGTAATGTCAGCATTTGACCATTGCTTAAATGGACTTCTGAAATTGTCTTGCACTCGAAAGtggattgaaaaagaaattgaaggCATGCAAATTTATTCTGTGGACAGATTTAACCCAATGGTTGGTTTCCGTGGTGCTTGTCTGGTTAATGGTATCCTATTATGTACGAATGGATTGGGGGGAGGCACTGGCACAAAGAAGAGAGAAGCTGATTTAATAACACTTGCTGCTCACGTATGCACATGCTATTTGGAGCGGTTGAATAATAACAACTTCAATTTTTCAAGCCCATTTGCATTCCTTTGTCATCAATCTGATGTAAGACATGATCTTGTTTACCCAGAGAAGTTACATTTCGAAGCTGGCAGAACTGTcgaattattactttttgatatGATCCAACCCGATTGGCAGAACTCATCTAACCATGCCGCAGAAACATTTTTAGAGAGGTTAAAAGCTTCTGCTGGGAACTGGCCAGTTATTAACAAAGATGAACAGAAAAATCTAGGATTGCAAGCTCGTCCTTACCCATCTCTTGCATTTGGAATAGATGTAAATGAAGAATGTGACACATTTTGTTAG
- the LOC107447101 gene encoding uncharacterized protein isoform X1 codes for MYQFECPKMQYFELVKRNVLQDNFDLVEFLQAQSPHTPIHEELCVGMKEFQVDTIRNGVIYNLFQQGLHLKPETCRQVIVFLKDDFSDLTKRTYVQVLLHMTKTDICRIYEKYSENFDRFPKDGKLSLDEYFDRHIATFVEAAQEQTHTPSEVVGIISHETKQLILGAMLTDPVMSAFDHCLNGLLKLSCTRKWIEKEIEGMQIYSVDRFNPMVGFRGACLVNGILLCTNGLGGGTGTKKREADLITLAAHVCTCYLERLNNNNFNFSSPFAFLCHQSDVRHDLVYPEKLHFEAGRTVELLLFDMIQPDWQNSSNHAAETFLERLKASAGNWPVINKDEQKNLGLQARPYPSLAFGIDVNEECDTFC; via the coding sequence TTTGAATGCCCCAAGatgcaatattttgaattggtCAAAAGGAATGTTTTACAAGACAACTTTGATCTTGTGGAATTTTTACAAGCACAGTCACCTCACACTCCAATACATGAAGAACTTTGTGTGGGAATGAAAGAATTTCAAGTGGATACGATAAGAAACGGTGTAATTTACAACCTTTTCCAACAAGGCTTACATTTGAAACCAGAAACATGTCGTCAagttattgtatttttgaagGATGATTTTTCTGACCTGACGAAAAGGACATATGTTCAAGTTCTCTTACATATGACCAAAACAGACATTTGTAGAATCTATGAAAAATACTCAGAAAATTTTGATAGGTTCCCAAAGGATGGAAAACTGAGTCTTGATGAGTATTTTGATAGGCACATTGCGACCTTTGTGGAAGCAGCACAGGAGCAAACGCACACACCAAGTGAGGTAGTGGGGATCATTTCTCATGAAACAAAACAGCTGATTCTTGGTGCAATGTTGACTGATCCAGTAATGTCAGCATTTGACCATTGCTTAAATGGACTTCTGAAATTGTCTTGCACTCGAAAGtggattgaaaaagaaattgaaggCATGCAAATTTATTCTGTGGACAGATTTAACCCAATGGTTGGTTTCCGTGGTGCTTGTCTGGTTAATGGTATCCTATTATGTACGAATGGATTGGGGGGAGGCACTGGCACAAAGAAGAGAGAAGCTGATTTAATAACACTTGCTGCTCACGTATGCACATGCTATTTGGAGCGGTTGAATAATAACAACTTCAATTTTTCAAGCCCATTTGCATTCCTTTGTCATCAATCTGATGTAAGACATGATCTTGTTTACCCAGAGAAGTTACATTTCGAAGCTGGCAGAACTGTcgaattattactttttgatatGATCCAACCCGATTGGCAGAACTCATCTAACCATGCCGCAGAAACATTTTTAGAGAGGTTAAAAGCTTCTGCTGGGAACTGGCCAGTTATTAACAAAGATGAACAGAAAAATCTAGGATTGCAAGCTCGTCCTTACCCATCTCTTGCATTTGGAATAGATGTAAATGAAGAATGTGACACATTTTGTTAG